One Dreissena polymorpha isolate Duluth1 chromosome 9, UMN_Dpol_1.0, whole genome shotgun sequence genomic window carries:
- the LOC127845595 gene encoding uncharacterized protein LOC127845595: MEDRTEIANSALQNHDNSDSDEFFESASEDTKDDVCASSNADSYTYVSVNRPGLLDLSDDETSDELGSISNEICSNEIAVEKRSLQGASICPEVQHVGNLCKFKRAHSCEPCEIQGKTAPASTFCPSCENEMYCEICSTIHRSLPITKSHDLLDISEHPEYTQIENVNIPTCGLCLLQNVGNEASVQCMQCETFLCDACSNQHKALKATRSHQLTSIVKTIERSHVYCGDHNNWELSQKNVVSTDTMKLKQPGRPEAFDITSDSLTLSWTKPALQAERDYFQIEYKELIPGSKWKTFAGEFTASTQILTNLKSETEFIFRVRAIQCDGEGPYSEESAVVKTHISTASCLIGFSVRLGEETKSPIRYALPMCEVKEARNSRAKTRKFEVGSPSDTDWKDKTLLMIGETGTGKSTLVDGMANYILGVAWSDPFRFNIVNLEEEEKQKIGNQAVSQTEWITCYTIHPQAGSRLPYTINMIDTPGFGDTRGLERDQEIVDQIRELFSEKPPKGVLYIDAVCFLIKAPDARLTPIQSYIFQSIMSLFGKDIKDNICSLITFADGMDPQVCAALNESGLPFGEFFTFNNAGLFANNEGLSQSCLSPMFWEMGLVSFRNFFKHLDTLATQSLQLTSDVLYERSRLEATIQNLQPKLDIGLNKMNELKAEIKIVQDNKSIIADNKDFTYVVPTTHQKKELFQWGYMLQTA, encoded by the exons AATGCAGATAGTTATACATATGTATCTGTAAATAGGCCAGGACTCTTAGATTTGTCAGATGATGAAACATCAGATGAACTCGGCTCAATCAGCAACGAGATTTGCTCAAATGAGATTGCAGTTGAAAAACGTTCTTTACAAGGTGCTTCTATTTGCCCCGAGGTACAACATGTAGGCAATTTGTGTAAATTCAAAAGAGCTCATAGTTGTGAACCCTGTGAAATTCAAGGCAAAACTGCCCCGGCTTCGACGTTTTGTCCGAGTTGTGAAAACGAGATGTATTGCGAAATCTGCTCAACAATACACAGGTCATTGCCTATTACGAAATCACACGATCTTCTGGATATTTCCGAACATCCTGAATACACACAGATTGAGAATGTAAATATCCCAACCTGCGGTCTCTGCCTTTTGCAGAACGTTGGTAATGAAGCAAGTGTCCAATGCATGCAGTGTGAAACGTTTCTCTGCGATGCATGTTCCAACCAGCATAAGGCTCTAAAAGCAACCCGCTCACACCAACTAACATCAATTGTGAAAACAATCGAACG GTCACATGTATATTGCGGCGACCACAACAATTGGGAATTATCTCAAAAGAATGTTGTATCTACAGACACAATGAAGTTG AAACAACCGGGTCGACCAGAAGCTTTTGATATTACTTCTGATTCTTTGACGCTTTCATGGACAAAACCTGCCCTTCAAGCGGAAAGGGATTATTTTCAAATAGAATATAAAGAATTAATACCAGGGTCAAAGTGGAAAACTTTTGCCGGGGAATTTACTGCATCAACGCAAATTCTGACGAACCTAAAATCAGAAACAGAGTTTATATTTCGGGTACGGGCAATTCAATGCGACGGTGAAGGTCCGTATAGTGAGGAAAGTGCGGTTGTCAAAACGCACATTTCCACAGCCTCATGTCTGATTGGTTTCTCCGTCCGCCTTGGTGAAGAAACCAAGTCACCGATTCGGTATGCCTTGCCAATGTGTGAAGTTAAAGAGGCAAGAAATAGTAGGGCTAAGACACGGAAATTCGAAGTGG GATCGCCATCAGACACTGATTGGAAGGACAAGACCTTGCTGATGATTGGAGAGACAGGGACAGGCAAGAGTACCCTGGTTGATGGAATGGCCAACTACATACTTGGAGTTGCATGGAGCGATCCGTTTAGGTTTAACATCGTAAATCTGGAggaagaagaaaaacaaaagatAGGAAATCAG GCCGTGTCCCAAACAGAGTGGATTACCTGCTACACTATTCACCCTCAAGCGGGAAGCAGACTTCCGTACACAATCAACATGATCGACACACCAGGCTTTGGTGATACAAGAGGACTTGAACGAGATCAGGAAATTGTGGACCAGATTCGAGAGTTGTTTTCAGAAAAACCTCCAAAGGGTGTATTATATATTGACGCAGTTTGCTTCCTAATAAAGGCACCTGATGCACGTCTTACGCCAATTCAGAGCTATATTTTTCAGTCCATCATGTCGTTGTTCGGAAAAGATATAAAAGACAATATATGCTCTCTGATAACATTTGCGGACGGTATGGATCCTCAAGTTTGCGCAGCTTTGAATGAGTCGGGATTGCCGTTTGGAGAATTTTTTACGTTTAATAATGCTGGCCTTTTTGCAAACAATGAGGGTCTGTCTCAAAGCTGTCTGTCGCCAATGTTTTGGGAAATGGGGCTCGTAAGTTTCAGAAACTTTTTTAAGCATCTCGATACCTTAGCAACACAAAGCTTGCAATTGACGAGCGATGTTCTGTATGAACGAAGTCGCTTAGAAGCAACCATCCAAAACCTCCAACCAAAACTAGATATTGGTCTCAacaaaatgaatgaattaaaagcTGAAATCAAAATAGTTCAAGACAACAAGTCCATCATCGCCGACAATAAGGATTTTACGTATGTTGTACCAACAACGCATCAGAAAAAAGAGCTCTTCCAATGGGGATACATGTTACAAACTGCATAA